A stretch of Triticum aestivum cultivar Chinese Spring chromosome 1D, IWGSC CS RefSeq v2.1, whole genome shotgun sequence DNA encodes these proteins:
- the LOC123180866 gene encoding carbon catabolite repressor protein 4 homolog 1 produces MLSVVRVHLPSEIPIVGCEITPYVLLRLPNGAISTEDVPETAAVDGHFMRYRWYRIQSDRKVAICSVHPMEQATIQCLGCLKSKIPAAKSYHCSAKCFSDAWQHHKVLHERASSALNENGAEEEELFGRFGSGSSGILSSGSGSMSNLGQSPGVNNGPVPLYPSGSDKSSGETWFEVGRSQTYTPTADDIGHVLRFECAAVDTEKKVPAGPPTSIMTSRVIPAPTPTPRRLIQVNGDVLGHLDMDSQSSSFGTFTVLSYNILADAYATSDAYSYCPTWALSWTYRRQNLMREIIGYHADIICLQEVQLNHFEDFFAPEFDKHGYQALYKKRTTEVYAGVPHAIDGCATFFRRDRFSHVKKYEVEFNKAAQSLTDAIIPPAQKRVALNRLIKDNIALIAVLEAKFGNQGTENPGKRQLLCVANTHVNVHQDLKDVKLWEVQTLLKGLEKIANSADIPMLVCGDFNSIPGSTPHGLLAIGKVDQLHPDLAIDPLGILRPVSKLTHQLPLVSAYSSFARMVGVGYDLEHQRRRMDSGTNEPLFTNCTRDFTGTVDYIFYTADSLSVESLLELLDEESLRKDTALPSPEWSSDHIALLAEFRCKPRIRR; encoded by the exons ATGCTGAGCGTGGTACGGGTGCACCTGCCGTCGGAGATCCCGATTGTGGGGTGTGAGATCACCCCGTATGTGCTGCTGCGTCTGCCCAATGGGGCCATCTCCACCGAAGACGTACCTGAGACCGCGGCTGTTGATGGTCACTTCATGCGATACAGATG GTACCGCATACAAAGCGATCGGAAAGTTGCTATCTGCAGTGTAcatccaatggagcaagcaacaatccaGTGTCTAGGTTGTCTCAAGTCAAAAATACCTGCTGCTAAGAGCTACCATTGTTCTGCTAAGTGCTTCTCTGATGCGTGGCAGCACCACAAGGTTTTGCATGAGCGAGCTAGTAGTGCTTTAAATGAAAATGGAGCTGAAGAGGAGGAGCTATTTGGTAGATTTGGCAGTGGTAGTTCAGGGATTCTCAGTTCTGGGTCTGGCTCAATGTCAAATCTTGGACAGAGCCCTGGTGTTAATAATGGACCTGTTCCTTTGTATCCCTCGGGCTCTGACAAAAGCTCGGGTGAAACTTGGTTTGAAGTGGGACGCTCGCAGACATATACACCGACTGCAGATGATATTGGCCATGTTCTGAGATTTGAATGTGCAGCGGTGGATACAGAAAAGAAAGTACCAGCAGGACCTCCAACTTCAATTATGACGTCACGTGTGATTCCAGCACCAACCCCTACTCCACGCCGCCTTATCCAAGTGAATGGAGATGTTTTGGGTCACTTGGATATGGACAGCCAGAGTTCTTCTTTCGGGACATTCACAGTGCTGTCTTATAATATTCTTGCAGATGCATATGCTACAAGCGATGCATATAGCTACTGCCCAAcatgggctctttcatggacttaCCGGAGACAAAATTTGATGCGTGAAATTATTGGttatcatgctgacatcatatgtCTTCAGGAG GTACAATTGAACCACTTCGAGGATTTTTTTGCACCTGAGTTTGATAAACATGGATATCAGGCGCTTTACAAGAAAAGGACAACAGAG GTGTATGCTGGAGTTCCTCATGCCATTGACGGCTGTGCTACTTTCTTCCGTAGAGACAGATTTTCACACGTAAAGAAATATGAG GTCGAGTTCAATAAGGCTGCACAGTCTTTAACAGATGCGATTATTCCACCTGCACAAAAGAGGGTGGCTTTAAATCGATTGATTAAA GATAACATTGCACTGATTGCGGTCTTAGAAGCCAAATTTGGCAACCAAGGAACTGAAAACCCTGGTAAAAGACAGCTCCTTTGTGTG GCCAATACACATGTAAATGTCCACCAAGATCTCAAAGATGTCAAGCTATGGGAG GTTCAAACACTTTTGAAAGGATTGGAAAAGATAGCTAACAGTGCGGACATTCCAATGTTGGTCTGTGGGGATTTCAATTCAATCCCTGGGAG TACTCCACACGGGCTTCTTGCGATAGGCAAAGTTGACCAATTGCATCCAGATCTGGCCATTGACCCCCTTGGAATTTTACGCCCTGTGAGCAAGCTGACACATCAGCTTCCTCTG GTCAGTGCATATTCTTCATTTGCAAGGATGGTAGGTGTCGGTTATGATTTGGAGCACCAGCGGAGGAGGATGGACTCAGGAACAAATGAACCACTTTTCACAAATTGCACAAGAGATTTCACTGGTACTGTTGATTACATATTTTACACAG CGGATTCGTTGTCAGTGGAGTCTTTATTGGAGCTTCTGGATGAGGAGAGCTTAAGAAAAGACACTGCTCTCCCTTCACCTGAATGGTCATCAGATCACATAGCACTCTTAGCAGAATTCCGTTGCAAGCCTAGAATCAGACGATGA